The DNA sequence TGGATTTCCAAAATCGTGCCGGTGGCAAAACCGGTGGAGGAGGCGTTGCATCATGGTCAGAGACGAATCGAGATCGTCGTGAACGATTGCGACAATTGGCCTTGGAAACGATCGACTTGAACAAAGATCCGTACTTCATGAAGAACCACTTGGGTTCGTACGAATGCAAACTGTGTCTGACGCTGCACAATAATGAGGGCAGTTACTTGGCCCACACACAAGGCAAAAAGCATCAAGCCAATTTGGCTAGACGTGCTGCAAAAGAGGCAAAAGAAGCGCCGACAATGTTACAACCGGAGAAGCCGCGAGTCGAACCGAAGAAGTTCGTGAAAATCGGACGACCAGGATACAGAGTGACCAAGCAACGATGCCCTGAAACCGGACAACAGAGTCTGCTCTTTCAAATCGATTATCCGGAAATATCCGACAACATCATTCCGCGGCATCGTTTCATGTCTGCCTACGAGCAAAAAATGGAGCCACCAGATCGTAAGTGGCAGTACTTGCTATTTGCAGCCGAACCATACGAAACGATTGCGTTCAAGGTGCCCAGCCGAGAAGTGGAGAAGACGGAAGGCAAATTCTGGACACATTGGAATAGGGACACGAAACAGTTTTTCCTGCAGTTCTCATTCCGATTAGAGGCACCGAAAATGATTCCACCGCCTCCGCCCAACCTTCGCAACTTACACGTTGGCATGCCGAACGTTATGCCACCAAGGCCGCCAATGTACCAAAATCCACCACCGATGGGACAGATGTAGAATCCTaccgaaatttatgaaataaaagCGTCAGCGCCGTGTCACATTAGACTATTGGTTTTATTTCTCCATCACTTCACGTTAGAACAAGATGATTGTTCACATTGTCGGCGTTTGGGACAACTCGTCAACACTCATACTCTCTTCCAGTATTTCCTGCTTAATGTCCGGCGTGTTGATCAATGAGAGCGGAACGTTCAAGGTCTGAAAGGTAAGTGTGTTGAAATCGGGTTTTTCCCGGTTGGCAAATAAGGTTATTCGCGACGGTATACTCACTTTACCCGGGCAAACGGCTTCGAATTGATGCTTCAAACTTTCGAGCTCAAATTTACAATCGGCGAGGGCGGTTCGTAGCTCGCATAACAACACCATGTCGGATCGAAGCTCATTGAAAACATTACagatttcatcagtcggtggcGGTGCTGGATCTGGGAAAGGAATTAACATCCAAGCTTAATTGAGCGACGACACAATGAACACACATGAAGAACATGGGACAGGGTTTTAGCCAAGTGCACGGCACGCAGTGGCCCCGATTGCTTTCAGAAATGTTTCCTTACCAACTTTGAACTCGATCAATGCCTGCTCAAGGGCTTTAGTCTTCTTTTGTCCCACATTTGCTGGCAATTTCATACGCTGCGAACGTAGTGATACACCAGTGCCACGGAGGTcattgaatttaattccaGCACTTTCCAGCtgaaataattggaattggaaaatttttgcgCAATTCTCAACGAAACTGTGAGTAATGAGGACATACGTTAACCATTGAATCCACACGCGACGGTCGAATTTGATTCTGTATTTTCttcttattcaattttttgtcctGCTTTCTATTGCTGGGTGGGGTCGGTGCCGGATCGCCTTGCTGTAAGTTAAAAGATTGGACGGTCAACTtccgaaaatgaatttcatttttctggtCGTTCTATCTAACCTGATCGGCCTGTGAGATGAGTTTCTGCAGGTCTTGAGTCTTGCGATCGCGTTCCTTTTTGCGTGCTTCGATCTTCTTCAATTCATTCACCAACATCTGCTCTTCTTCGATCTGTTTCGGTGTTCGAACGAGAAGCTTCGTCAACTGTTCTTTCCGTTTCCGTTCGTGCTCGGCATCATAAGGGTACGCCTTTTTATCGCCGGTGTTTTTGACCTAGGAACGAAAAGCGTGAAACACAATTTCCGGAGTACAGTTTCCGCATCAGTGTACTTCGAGGTCGCACTCACCTTGTTTAAGATGCTCAAGACTTCGTAATATCTTTCCTTTAAATCTTCCACCGTTTTCGTGCCATGATTCGCTCGATCCCACCGATCGGCCATAACGACAAATCTCAGATCGAATTTGCATGCCAGCTCAAACAGGTGATCCTGCAATtggaaattttcgtaaaacaCATTCGGACGCTATGTCATCTCTGGTGACAATCGACACCAACCGTCTGTGGTTTGGACCATTTCATCGGATTCGACTTCAAATGAGTATTGTACTCGTTCGCTGTGTACGTTGGAATGTTCAGCTGCTTATTGAACTGAGCAAATAAATATTCTTTCGGTTCGTCGGATGTACGGCGCCAGTGATGAAAGACAGCACCGTCTTTTCGTGCAGGATTCGTAAATGGTTCCCATTCCCATTTTCTCACCTTCTTCATGCCGAGGCGAGCCTTCACTTGCTTGTAACCGGCTCCTGAAATGAATACATTTTCGATTCAAATGTGAAGAGGACACGGTTAGTTGTCGATAAATACGAACCAGTGTCCGTGGGTAGAAGAGGCGGTGCAtctttgttgtcattgtacATAAGAGCGAACACTTCCCTATTCATTCCGTCCGGCCGTCTGACCGCTCTCGCACTATAGATTGACAaagaattaattattttaaaaaaaatgattcggGTCTCTGAACTCACCGGTCGAAAATAGCTTTTTTCCGGCTATTCAGTACAGCTCCTTTGGTTAGTTCCGAAGAAGGCTGCTGCAGATCTAATATATCCATAACATCAGCCATTGTGAAGTTTTTAACGGCACCCCTTAGATACTTTTAGGTGTAACACACAGTTAAACGATGGAGACTTCGGATGTATCAAAgcttttatttatgttttcaataaaagcgtaaattttaaatgactTGAAGATGGTAC is a window from the Bradysia coprophila strain Holo2 unplaced genomic scaffold, BU_Bcop_v1 contig_94, whole genome shotgun sequence genome containing:
- the LOC119084891 gene encoding splicing factor 3A subunit 2, encoding MDFQNRAGGKTGGGGVASWSETNRDRRERLRQLALETIDLNKDPYFMKNHLGSYECKLCLTLHNNEGSYLAHTQGKKHQANLARRAAKEAKEAPTMLQPEKPRVEPKKFVKIGRPGYRVTKQRCPETGQQSLLFQIDYPEISDNIIPRHRFMSAYEQKMEPPDRKWQYLLFAAEPYETIAFKVPSREVEKTEGKFWTHWNRDTKQFFLQFSFRLEAPKMIPPPPPNLRNLHVGMPNVMPPRPPMYQNPPPMGQM
- the LOC119084868 gene encoding DNA methyltransferase 1-associated protein 1, producing the protein MADVMDILDLQQPSSELTKGAVLNSRKKAIFDRARAVRRPDGMNREVFALMYNDNKDAPPLLPTDTGAGYKQVKARLGMKKVRKWEWEPFTNPARKDGAVFHHWRRTSDEPKEYLFAQFNKQLNIPTYTANEYNTHLKSNPMKWSKPQTDHLFELACKFDLRFVVMADRWDRANHGTKTVEDLKERYYEVLSILNKVKNTGDKKAYPYDAEHERKRKEQLTKLLVRTPKQIEEEQMLVNELKKIEARKKERDRKTQDLQKLISQADQQGDPAPTPPSNRKQDKKLNKKKIQNQIRPSRVDSMVNLESAGIKFNDLRGTGVSLRSQRMKLPANVGQKKTKALEQALIEFKVDPAPPPTDEICNVFNELRSDMVLLCELRTALADCKFELESLKHQFEAVCPGKTLNVPLSLINTPDIKQEILEESMSVDELSQTPTM